The bacterium genome has a segment encoding these proteins:
- a CDS encoding FGGY-family carbohydrate kinase, with translation MAQKYILTHDLGTSSNKAVLFTLQGRLIAEARQDYAVHYPRPKYAEQDPFDWLHAVYTTSRKALEKSGIKAEQVAGITFTCQMQTLVAVDAQGEPVMPAISWLDTRGMEVLYDTLYPRPRIQGYHPLRLLQFLRITGGAPGHTGKDPIAKILWIQRNRPELFARVDKFLDVKDFVIYHLTGRWSKSVDMASVWWLLDTRKNRNLWDEKLCRLAGITPDQLPPVYPSSAIIGPLQAAAADHMGLPAGIPVINGSGDIPAAAVGSGAIKEGALNIRLGTSGGISGHFSKRKIDIAHYAGCVGSTFPEKYYLALAHQETIGICLEWLANRILYHKQRLAEETLFSDVFQLLDHLAMQAPPGAAGLIFTPWMFGERCPIDDHNVRAGLFNLNLQHGREHIIRAVLEGIAFNLRWALEVLEKLYQPVTELHIIGGGAKSDIWCQIIADITNRRIRQVADPQQANARGVALLASLALGHISDFESIADHVVIRQSYEPDPAHRLLYDQLFNEFKRLYQQNKKWYARMNGASGPKSPAWGESAS, from the coding sequence ATGGCTCAAAAGTATATTCTGACGCACGATCTCGGGACCAGCTCCAATAAAGCCGTACTGTTCACGCTGCAGGGACGTTTGATCGCGGAGGCCCGCCAGGACTACGCCGTCCATTATCCGCGCCCCAAATACGCCGAACAGGACCCCTTTGACTGGCTGCATGCGGTGTATACCACCTCCCGCAAGGCTCTCGAAAAGTCCGGTATTAAGGCCGAGCAGGTGGCCGGCATCACCTTCACCTGCCAGATGCAAACTCTTGTGGCGGTGGATGCCCAGGGCGAGCCGGTGATGCCTGCGATCTCCTGGCTCGATACGCGCGGTATGGAGGTCCTTTACGATACCCTCTATCCCCGGCCGCGCATCCAGGGCTATCATCCCTTGCGTCTGCTGCAGTTTCTGCGGATTACAGGCGGTGCACCCGGCCATACCGGCAAGGACCCCATCGCCAAAATCCTCTGGATCCAACGCAACCGGCCGGAACTCTTCGCCCGGGTCGACAAATTTCTCGATGTCAAGGATTTCGTCATCTATCATCTCACCGGCCGGTGGTCGAAATCGGTCGACATGGCGTCCGTCTGGTGGCTTCTGGATACCCGGAAGAACCGCAACCTCTGGGATGAAAAACTCTGCCGTCTCGCCGGTATCACGCCGGATCAGCTGCCGCCGGTCTATCCGAGTTCGGCGATTATCGGCCCCCTGCAGGCGGCAGCGGCGGATCACATGGGCCTTCCGGCCGGCATCCCGGTCATCAATGGCTCGGGGGATATCCCGGCCGCGGCTGTCGGCTCTGGCGCGATCAAGGAGGGCGCCCTCAATATCCGTCTTGGCACCAGCGGCGGCATCTCCGGCCATTTCAGCAAGCGTAAAATCGATATCGCCCATTATGCCGGCTGCGTCGGCAGCACCTTCCCGGAAAAATACTATCTGGCTCTGGCCCATCAGGAGACCATCGGCATCTGCCTCGAATGGCTCGCCAACCGCATCCTCTACCATAAGCAGCGGCTTGCGGAGGAGACGCTTTTTTCCGATGTATTCCAGCTTCTCGATCATCTGGCGATGCAGGCCCCGCCCGGCGCGGCGGGGCTGATCTTCACACCCTGGATGTTCGGCGAGCGCTGCCCGATTGATGACCATAACGTCCGCGCCGGTCTTTTCAACCTCAACTTGCAGCACGGTCGCGAACATATCATCCGCGCCGTGCTCGAAGGCATCGCCTTCAACCTGCGCTGGGCCCTGGAGGTTCTGGAAAAGCTCTACCAGCCGGTCACGGAACTCCACATCATCGGCGGCGGCGCTAAAAGCGATATCTGGTGCCAGATCATCGCCGACATCACCAACCGGCGCATCCGCCAGGTTGCCGATCCCCAGCAAGCCAATGCCCGGGGCGTCGCCCTGCTGGCCAGCCTGGCCCTAGGGCACATCAGCGATTTTGAGTCGATCGCCGACCATGTGGTGATCCGCCAGAGCTATGAGCCCGATCCCGCCCATCGGTTGCTGTACGACCAGCTCTTCAACGAATTCAAGCGGCTTTATCAGCAAAACAAAAAATGGTATGCCCGTATGAACGGCGCAAGCGGACCCAAGAGCCCGGCGTGGGGTGAGTCCGCCTCCTAA